A region of the Actinomycetes bacterium genome:
GAGAAGTCGGCGAACGGGCCTTCCTTGACCCGCACGGTCTCGTTGATCTCGAACAGCTGGCGGTGGCGCTGTCGCTTCGGGGCCTCGACCTCGTCAACCTTCACCGCGAGGAAGGTCTCCACGTCGCGACGCGGCAACGGCGAAGGCTTGTTGCCCGCTCCCACGAAGCCGGTGACTCCGGGCGTGTTGCGGATCACGTACCAGCTGTCGTCGTCGAGGCGGCACCTCACCAGCAGGTAGCCGGGGAACATCTTCTTCTGGACCACGACCTTCTTGCCGGCCTTGAACTCGACGACGTCTTCCATGGGGATGACGACCTCATGGATCTTTCGCTCCATGTTCATCGAGTTGGTACGGGCCTCCAGGTTCTGGCGCACCTTGTTCTCGTAGCCCGACTGCGTGTGCAGCACGAACCACTTGCCGGGCCGGTCATACGGCGACTCGATCACTGGCTCGGGCGCCGGGGCTTCCTCGTCGACGTCCTCCACGAGGACCTCGGCGGCGTCGATGTCCTCTGCCTCGGCGAGCGCGGCAACCGCCTGGTAGCCATCTGCGTCGGCCTCGTCGTTGGGTGCACCCTCCTCGCGGGCCTCGTCCCATGCCGCCACGTCGGCCTCGGCCTGCTGTGGCGAGGTCGACTCGGCGTCGACGGAGACCGCCTCGGTATCGGGGGAGGTCTCGTCG
Encoded here:
- the nusG gene encoding transcription termination/antitermination factor NusG — its product is MTDEDTPQTAPTDETSPDTEAVSVDAESTSPQQAEADVAAWDEAREEGAPNDEADADGYQAVAALAEAEDIDAAEVLVEDVDEEAPAPEPVIESPYDRPGKWFVLHTQSGYENKVRQNLEARTNSMNMERKIHEVVIPMEDVVEFKAGKKVVVQKKMFPGYLLVRCRLDDDSWYVIRNTPGVTGFVGAGNKPSPLPRRDVETFLAVKVDEVEAPKRQRHRQLFEINETVRVKEGPFADFSGEIVEINEDQLKVKVLVNIFGRETPVELEFAQVAKL